From Streptomyces sp. NBC_00683, one genomic window encodes:
- a CDS encoding CaiB/BaiF CoA transferase family protein: MSTQPLPLDGITVVAVEQAVAAPFATRQLADLGASVIKVERPDGGDFARGYDTAARGLASHFVWCNRGKESVAIDLKDPRGLAVVRRLVADADVFVQNLAQGAAARLGLDAAALCAAHPRLVAVDISGYGAEGPYAHKRAYDMLVQCEAGLVSVTGTPGQPVKAGIPAADIAAGMYAFSGVLAALLRRATTGRGGPVEISMLDSLAEWMGHPLHHGMHGGETPARTGLAHAVIAPYDAYRTADGEQVLLSVQNDREWRRLAEQVLKQPELADDPVFATNTARTANRERTDAVVGQALARLTGAEALAELDTAGIACARLNTVADVAAHPQLAARDRWREVASPVGALRTLLPPITLPGGADTPMGAVPALGEHTDATLRALGMTDEQTAALRRDGVIVGTALSGGPDRS; this comes from the coding sequence ATGAGCACTCAGCCACTCCCCCTGGACGGCATCACCGTGGTCGCGGTCGAGCAGGCCGTCGCCGCCCCCTTCGCCACCCGCCAGCTCGCCGACCTCGGCGCCAGCGTCATCAAGGTCGAGCGTCCCGACGGAGGGGATTTCGCCCGCGGCTACGACACCGCGGCGCGCGGACTCGCCTCCCACTTCGTCTGGTGCAACCGCGGCAAGGAGTCCGTCGCGATCGACCTCAAGGACCCACGAGGGCTGGCCGTGGTGCGCCGCCTCGTCGCGGACGCCGATGTGTTCGTCCAGAACCTGGCGCAGGGAGCGGCCGCGCGACTCGGACTGGACGCCGCCGCCCTCTGCGCCGCACACCCGCGTCTGGTCGCCGTGGACATCTCCGGCTACGGCGCCGAGGGACCGTACGCGCACAAGCGCGCCTACGACATGCTCGTCCAGTGCGAGGCCGGCCTGGTGTCCGTCACGGGAACCCCCGGGCAGCCGGTGAAGGCGGGGATTCCCGCCGCCGACATCGCGGCCGGGATGTACGCCTTCTCCGGTGTGCTCGCGGCGCTGCTGCGGCGCGCGACCACGGGGCGCGGCGGTCCGGTGGAGATCTCGATGCTGGACTCGCTGGCGGAGTGGATGGGGCATCCGCTGCACCACGGGATGCACGGAGGTGAAACCCCGGCGCGCACGGGGCTCGCGCACGCGGTCATCGCCCCGTACGACGCGTACCGCACCGCGGACGGGGAACAGGTGCTGCTCTCCGTGCAGAACGACCGGGAGTGGCGCCGTCTCGCCGAACAGGTGCTGAAGCAGCCGGAGCTCGCGGACGATCCGGTCTTCGCGACGAACACCGCCCGGACGGCGAACCGGGAACGGACCGATGCGGTGGTGGGGCAGGCGCTCGCGCGGCTGACCGGCGCGGAGGCGCTCGCCGAGCTGGACACGGCGGGTATCGCCTGCGCACGGCTGAACACCGTCGCGGACGTGGCGGCCCATCCTCAGTTGGCCGCACGGGACCGGTGGCGGGAAGTGGCCTCACCGGTCGGCGCGTTGCGCACGCTGCTGCCGCCGATCACGCTGCCGGGCGGGGCGGATACGCCGATGGGTGCCGTACCGGCGCTGGGGGAACACACCGACGCAACGCTGCGGGCCCTGGGGATGACGGACGAGCAGACAGCAGCACTGCGCCGGGACGGAGTGATCGTGGGCACGGCCCTGAGCGGTGGGCCGGACCGGTCGTGA
- a CDS encoding ABC transporter permease, whose product MSTTTPVRERTPAPAVTGSLTADSLAMVGRQLQKIKAAPGVLILTQTMPITMLLFFGYVFGSALAVPGQEYRSFLVPGLLAATAANGLMTGMFQAAQDCDRGVMDRFRTLPMSRAAVPLGSTAAEVLTTAVGMIPLMLVGLAAGWRIEGGPAAALGAYGLLLLFRFATSWAGYWLGLLIRNEEAAGQLGSATFILPLLSSAYIPTDDMPGWLRTVAEWNPISALASATRDLFGNASPAEGSAWPVAHPVAGTLAWAAVLLAVFVPLTVRRYARGTD is encoded by the coding sequence ATGAGCACGACGACCCCGGTCCGCGAGCGGACCCCTGCGCCCGCCGTCACGGGCTCCCTGACGGCCGACAGCCTGGCCATGGTGGGCCGCCAGCTGCAGAAGATCAAAGCCGCCCCCGGTGTGCTGATCCTGACCCAGACCATGCCGATCACGATGCTGCTGTTCTTCGGCTACGTGTTCGGCAGCGCACTGGCGGTCCCCGGGCAGGAGTACCGCTCCTTCCTGGTGCCCGGCCTCCTCGCCGCGACGGCGGCCAACGGCCTCATGACCGGAATGTTCCAGGCGGCCCAGGACTGCGACCGCGGGGTGATGGACCGCTTCCGTACGCTGCCGATGAGCCGGGCCGCCGTACCGCTCGGCTCCACGGCCGCGGAGGTGCTGACCACGGCCGTCGGCATGATCCCGCTGATGCTCGTCGGACTCGCGGCGGGCTGGCGGATCGAGGGCGGCCCGGCCGCCGCGCTCGGGGCGTACGGACTGCTGCTGCTGTTCCGGTTCGCCACGTCCTGGGCGGGCTACTGGCTCGGCCTGCTCATCCGCAACGAGGAGGCCGCGGGGCAGCTGGGCAGTGCCACCTTCATCCTGCCGCTGCTCTCCAGCGCGTACATCCCGACGGACGACATGCCGGGCTGGCTGCGCACCGTCGCCGAGTGGAACCCGATCAGCGCCCTCGCCTCGGCCACCCGCGACCTCTTCGGCAACGCCTCCCCGGCCGAGGGCTCCGCCTGGCCGGTCGCGCACCCGGTGGCGGGAACGCTGGCCTGGGCGGCCGTGCTGCTCGCCGTGTTCGTCCCGCTGACCGTGCGCCGGTACGCACGCGGCACGGACTGA
- a CDS encoding ATP-binding cassette domain-containing protein, with translation MTTTYAVLSEGLEKHYGDVHALRGLDLAVAEGSVCGVLGPNGAGKSTAVRLLTTLTSPDGGSARVAGHDVVREAAAVRAAIGVTGQSTSIDGELSGRQNLRLFARLLRFRGPAGRSRADELLERFGLTEAADRPARTYSGGMRRRLDLAAGLLTRPQVLFLDEPTTGLDPHSRNQIWEAVRELAGRGTTVLLTTQYLEEADQLADDIVLIDRGRAAHRGTPAALKSLIGSYAEVVVAHESALGAAAAVLDQLTGAEPALDHEHRTVGVVASDATLTLPRIVRELDAAGVPVIDASLRPPTLDEAFLRLTDRGDVRAPKEPAA, from the coding sequence ATGACAACTACGTACGCTGTACTTAGTGAAGGTCTGGAGAAGCACTACGGAGACGTCCATGCCCTGCGCGGGCTCGACCTCGCCGTCGCCGAGGGCTCCGTCTGCGGTGTGCTGGGGCCGAACGGCGCGGGAAAGAGCACCGCCGTCCGGCTGCTCACCACGCTGACGAGCCCGGACGGCGGCAGCGCGCGGGTCGCCGGCCACGACGTGGTCCGCGAGGCCGCGGCCGTGCGCGCGGCCATCGGAGTCACCGGGCAGAGCACCTCGATCGACGGCGAGCTCTCCGGGCGGCAGAATCTCCGCCTCTTCGCGCGGCTGCTCCGCTTCCGGGGTCCCGCGGGCCGCTCGCGCGCCGACGAGCTCCTCGAACGCTTCGGGCTGACCGAGGCGGCCGACCGCCCCGCCCGCACCTACTCGGGCGGCATGCGCCGCCGCCTCGACCTCGCCGCCGGACTCCTCACCCGCCCGCAGGTGCTCTTCCTCGACGAGCCGACGACCGGCCTCGACCCGCACAGCCGCAACCAGATCTGGGAGGCGGTACGCGAACTGGCGGGACGCGGCACCACCGTCCTGCTGACCACGCAGTACCTGGAGGAGGCCGACCAGCTCGCCGACGACATCGTGCTGATCGACCGGGGCCGGGCCGCCCACCGGGGCACTCCGGCCGCACTCAAGTCCCTCATCGGCAGTTACGCGGAGGTCGTCGTCGCACACGAGTCGGCGCTCGGGGCCGCGGCGGCCGTGCTCGACCAGCTGACCGGCGCCGAACCGGCGCTCGACCACGAGCACCGCACCGTCGGCGTCGTCGCGTCCGACGCCACCCTCACACTGCCGCGCATCGTCCGCGAACTGGACGCCGCGGGTGTCCCGGTGATCGATGCGAGCCTGCGCCCGCCCACCCTCGACGAGGCCTTCCTCCGACTGACCGACCGCGGCGACGTCCGCGCACCGAAGGAGCCGGCAGCATGA
- a CDS encoding TetR/AcrR family transcriptional regulator, with amino-acid sequence MAGRPPVPEVIWARPERAGRGPKPAFSRADIAAAAVRIADAEGLDAVSMRKVAAELGCGTMSLYNYVPRKEDLYELMLDAVSGGYDLPEKPSGDWRADMTALAHQARAMMHRHTWVPRLMSPVYGFSPNVLAYMEYTLSILDGLDARFGEKMELIAMVNGVVTTYTANEIATAERSRSLPWTEEQEHAARTNYLISQIMTGKYPRLAAGFAEDSGPIDLEGVFDRALGRVLDSFER; translated from the coding sequence ATGGCGGGGCGACCCCCTGTACCCGAAGTGATCTGGGCGCGCCCCGAGCGGGCGGGCCGCGGGCCCAAGCCCGCTTTCAGCCGTGCGGACATCGCGGCAGCCGCCGTGCGTATCGCCGACGCCGAGGGCCTGGACGCGGTGTCGATGCGCAAGGTGGCCGCGGAGCTGGGCTGCGGCACGATGTCGCTCTACAACTACGTGCCGCGCAAGGAGGACCTGTACGAGCTGATGCTCGACGCGGTCAGCGGCGGCTACGACCTGCCGGAGAAGCCGTCCGGCGACTGGCGCGCCGACATGACGGCGCTCGCGCACCAGGCCCGCGCGATGATGCACCGCCACACCTGGGTGCCCCGGCTGATGTCACCGGTCTACGGATTCAGCCCGAACGTACTGGCCTACATGGAGTACACGCTGAGCATCCTGGACGGGCTCGACGCCCGGTTCGGCGAGAAGATGGAACTCATCGCCATGGTCAACGGCGTGGTCACCACCTATACGGCCAACGAGATCGCCACGGCCGAACGCAGCCGCTCGCTGCCCTGGACCGAGGAGCAGGAGCACGCGGCCCGCACCAACTACCTGATCAGCCAGATCATGACCGGCAAGTACCCGCGCCTGGCAGCCGGGTTCGCCGAGGACTCCGGGCCGATCGATCTGGAGGGGGTCTTCGACCGGGCGCTGGGCCGGGTGCTGGACTCGTTCGAGCGGTAA